DNA from Strigops habroptila isolate Jane chromosome 2, bStrHab1.2.pri, whole genome shotgun sequence:
TCATGTATGAGCTAAAAACAGAGCCCCAGAACCATTGCCACATGAGAAAAGGGCAAGTGATACCTTACTATCATAACTGTGCCTTGCTGAGAGCTACGTCAAATTTGTCCTTGTTGCAAGAAGGAGACTGGGATGTTTTCCGCCAAACTGCTATCACTGAGTGTTGAAACTGGGTTCTGGGAACTCAGCTGGCTTCTTTCTGCCTTGCTATTCTCATAAAGAAACACTTATGCAAGCAAACATGGCCTTGCGCACACCAGTGCAACCCCGCACCACCTCGGTACCCAGCGCTTTGCAGCACCTCCACACCACCTTTGACTTTTTGCAGTGTAACTCCTTAACACATATGTGCAGATGTTTTGACGATGAGCTTACTCAGCAGGGTAAAGGTGGAAGGAAAGACCTTTTTTTAAGCCACAGGGACCCTGAGAAGCACCTGAAGAATGTGTGTACCGTATTTGTTAATTAGAACACTGCCCTTTGTAAGCACACACTTTTCTTTGgctttgaggttttctttctcacagGAGGCTCCactttctcttgttcttttattttgcttcttggGGGATGAAAATGATTACAAAACCCTGCACCTTAAGTAAGTAATAGTGGAGAACAATCAGCACAACTCTAATGGGAGCCATCTTCCCCTGAAGAGTCTTGGGTAAAAAATGGACAAAAATGCTGCTCACAGAGCAGCCTTCTGCATTTTAGGTTCTGCATATCATTTCCTGTGCATCTCAGAGAACTACATATGTGTAGCATTTAGGCTTTTGGAGTTCCTTGGCCTCCAAAGGAGCAACAATTTCAATCCATTTTAGAGACAATAATTTTTAAACCCCAAAACCTTCTCCGTGAGTGAAAACACATAAAGCATGTTTAATATTAGATGAGGTGTTTGTTGATATTTTTTATGAAGTCCCTCTTTGTGATGGCATGACTGCTCCAACACAGGCTCGTTAATGTCTCTATTTGTACTGGACAGGCAGATGCTGCATAGTCACCcacttctgtcttcttttcagCTCACTATACAGTGATTTCCCTCCCATCGCAGGGGGTGTAGCACACATGCTTTGCTGCACAGACAGACCGTGCCACCAAAATTCACTAGATGGCACCCTTTCCTCTGAAGTCAACGCTGGGCAAGCAAACCGGTCTGCCGGTAGGAAAAGTGCTGCTTACTGCTGGGTATTTGTAGCATGAGAGAAGGCAGGCTACTTTTTGGGGGAGCAGGGTGTTGGCTTTACTGTCCTAGCTGGGCTGGACAATTAAATTCTGTCTGTATTCTCCCGGCAGTTTCACTTGaactttatttacttttttttcccattttcctaaCTTCAACTATAATATAGTATTTTACTTATGCAGCTTTGCTCCCAAGGCAGCAGTATTTTAATGAGGGATGAAGGACAGTTAGTAAAGCACTATATAAAACCAAGGTGGTGGCAGTATTTCTTAGGTATTTACTATTACCAATGAGAATACACCATTCCAATTGAAAGGAGAAGACCAGTGAACAGAGTTCACGAATAACACAGCTCTCTTCTCCCCCAACCTGTTCCTCTCTTTTTTCAATAGGTTGGTACAATTGACTTTTTATGAACTTTGCACTTCGgagacatattttcttttttgtgctaCAATCCTACTTCCCTGCCATGCTGATGGTGATGCTGTCTTGGGTTTCATTTTGGATTGACAGAAGAGCCGTTCCTTCCAGGGTATCACTAGGTAAACGTTTAACATACATTCTTCTGGGAAGTACAGAATAGACAGGGAAGAGGTTTTGAAGTTACTTTAGCTTCTTATTTACACAGGACATGAGTTATAAATCTATTTGTTAGTTGAAAAACAAATCATGGTACCTCCTACCTCCTTTTATTAATGCATCTAGCAATTCCTTTCGTTTATAAGAAATTTCAacttcatctttaaaaataaagttttaattcTCAGTAGGTCATTTGTAATGTTGTCAAGATGGTTTTGCTGATCATGTTCTTTAATTTATATAAGGATTTCTGCAGACGGCTATGCATCAGGAGTTCTATGAATAATGCACATTTCATTAGCATAAGCATACATAATTTATAGGCCATGTTAACAGCAAAGTTTAAAAAGCTTAGCTCCCTAGCCTAGAGTAtacatatttcaaataaattgaTTTCCTCTTATGTGGTATATTTCAAACACCATCCTTCAACCTATGGAACTtgcagagagggagagggaaaactCCTGTATGTTCCAATGGACTTGAACTAGCATAAAACTGGAGAAAATCTACAGTGAGACCCAGCTGAAAGGCCGTGCCATCAGCCAGTGCTGTCTCACAGGTATTACTGAGATGTCTTCACTTCCAGTGTTACGTTCATCTCTTTAAAAGCAGGGCCTCACTTGGTTGTTGGTCTTGGGTATTTTTCTGAGACAGggcaaaacaaaatgagatgAATTGCTGCACGTAAGAAGAGATTGAAGGGACAAGGGTGAAATTCTAGACACACTGAAGtaaacaaaacctgtttcttaGTTTCAATGGACATAACATTTTTATGCTAGAGTGTTTAGAAAGAGATGGAGTTATGACAAAGACATACAAGCTGATACATGTTCTCAAGAAGTACAATTTGAGAAGAGGGAAATTGGGAGGGAAATTGGTGATTCTTTAGTGATTCTCTGGGACAAGAAGgtgtgtagaggagaccctggCTCTGGGAAGTGAGGGAAGCCCACAAACCTGCTTTCACTTCTCTACAGCAGTGCTTAAAGCTGTCACAGAAATGTATTCCTTACACTGCTGAATCACCACTCTTGCGTTCCTGCTGTTCAAACCTGGTGTGCAGCAGCTCTAACTGCATGCACTGAGCAGAGAGATGATTTACTTGTTTCAGTATTGTATGTGATAGGTCCTTCATGGTTCACTCCACTTTTCAGAGCCTGTGCAATGAAGTTAAAGGCAGTGTCAACGATATGTCCTCACAGAGCTGTGTTGTCCAAGCAAAGCTGATGAGCTAAACAGAACCAGATGGCCAGTATTATGATAACCTCCCCTTTTTCTTTGGCAGGTATAACTACAGTGCTGACAATGTCAACCATCATGACAGGAGTAAGTGCCTCAATGTCTCAAGTGTCTTACATAAAGGCCACGGATATGTATTTATGGACCAGCTTCCTTTTCGTCTTCCTGTCTGTCATCAAATATGCAGCAGTGAACTATCTCACCACaactgaagagagaaagcaacTCAAAAAACGGGGCAAGGTACAAtcctctctgtgttttgttgcCTTCAGAAAGCATCACAGAAGCCACAGAGGAATCCTGATAGACCACTGTGAGAACAGTGCAGTAACCATGTCTGTGGCTCCATTCTGTATCTCACCTTATTTTACTTAGCTGAAGGGAGGAAATCTACCATCCTCTCCGAGATCCTGAGAAAGCTGtgctttctctcccttccttttcttgtgGCAGAGGTTAGGGAGTTCACCTCCtgattctcctctccccagAGGAAGGTAATCTTCATTCTCTTCTCAAATACCTATTGAtcacagtgtttttcttctctctgaaataTACCACAGAATGCAGCcatgtgattttctttcccatttcctgtgcagcagagcgtatttttccttctcctgctttgcCATTTTTAATTAGGGAGATGAGTTTAATGATGCCTTTTTGTCCCAATACCAGATGAATGACAAGGCCATTCTTAGAAAAGTGTGCCTGAAGCAGAAATATGCACAAATTTAACATTTGCTTTCTATGAAGCACTCACTTAAAACCTTTGCTTCAACAATATCCCCATATGTAAACTCATTTGTTGAAATaccacaggggaaaaaaacacagttttTGTTGTCTGTGGGGCAGGCCCTACAGACAGCAATACTGTGAGGTAGCCCTGTTCTCCATATGCTCTCCACATGCTCTCCACAGAAGGAACaacactgaagagaaagcttgctttattttctggtttatttatttatgatttaCTGACATGGCTGCTGCTAGGTACAGAATAACTATTCTTTTTTGCCAGGCTTCAGGAATGTATAGTATTGATGCAGTGCAAGCAATGGCTTTCCACGGCTGCTTTCAGGATATGGATGTGGACACGGACCTGACTGCTTTTTCAGACTGTTGTGAAGAGAATGAGTCTCGGGCACGTGCAGCCAGTGTCTCCAGTGTGGACACAACTCGCATAAAGAGGAAGAGATCTCTGAAGGGAAGCATGGGCAGGATTATTTTACAGAACAATCATGTTATTGACCCATATTCGAGGATTATATTTCCCAGTGTGTATATTATGTTCGATTTTTTTTTACCAGGGTTTGTACACATGAACAAAACCGATTACAAGCTAGACATTAGTTTGTGTATCGGGGTAGCATCgtgctttaaaaacaatgcaacagcaggagaggaaagggtTAAAAGTTTCCGAAACTGACTTCTGTGTCATACCAAGGCTGGTTTGGTTAGCAGCAAAGCTGTTAATGAAAACTCTCAGGagtctggtttctttttcaaCTGGACTGTTGCAATGCTCCATTGGAGCAATCCAATGCACTTGCTACTACTGCAGCGGCATAGAAGCAGTCTGCTTACTAAGGGAGCCCTTTGTCACACACCTGAACAGACAGCATCTCACGCTTGAGGTATTATCCAGTCTCTATCTACTCTCTAACCATTCCTCTTTAATCAGCCTTTCTGTTTGTTCTCCACTTGTCACCCATTTTAGTAGGCAATCAGCACCAAACACCTTCAGATAGCTCCTATCCTTGTTTCACTCCCCGCGTTTTGATTTTGCTAGGCAACTTGTATGCACTTCAGAAGCCTTAGTCCTGGAATGGATGATAACAAGGGGGAAAGTGATTATGGCTTTGCAGTGGAGCAGGGACCAGCAGAAAGCAGGGCGTCTATTTTGGAGAAATCTTGCTAACCAGTCCTGGGGCAGCACGGGAACCAAGTCCCAGACCCAATGCACTCAGTGTCCTACAGCCACCTCCCAGGTAGATGACCAGCATCACCTGCACAAGCTGCGCCCCTCCTGTGGCACCCACACAGCTGTGCCTCATGGAGACCTGCTGTAATCACCAGATTTCTGCACAACTGTTTATTTCAAAAACACAGGCTTTGAGGCAGAGGTTTTAGAAAGCTTgatcaagaaaacaaaccaaccacatcTTCAGCAGAACCGAGTTCTTCTGATTTATGTTGCTTGGGGTTCTACCCCACTCCCTCTCCCTTTAGCTTTTGAGATTGGATGTTACAGTGATCCCCAGCACAGTTCAAGATACCACACTGAAACACATGGGAAATTAAAGGAACCAGCTGTGCCAAAACAGAGCCCTATACAGGAATCCTGTTGGTCCCAGATGAATGCTGCATGGAAATATCCTTAGGTTCAGGCTAAGGAGGTTGAGTTAAGAATGTTCAGGGACGCACAAAAAAAGTGTTCACGGCTCCAGAAAAGAatcaagattatttttgtgACTTTCCCAAATAAGGAGCATTTTCCACTTACATTCCTTGGGTTTGTCTGTCATTTAATGGAGTGAGTTTATATTTACAAAGCCAGGTCAAAATGGTAATTCGTGGTAGCAAAAAATGTCACAAGGTCCATGCTTGGTCACTGCTTGGTCAAGATTAGGAAATGGGAATAAATTTGGAAGCCTGAACCACTCTCTGGTTTATTTAGTTTTCCTGCTCCAGTATTGTTTTGCTCATCACATGGTGATGTCTCTTTTCAAAAAGCTGCATTTGCCAAGCTGGAGTGACAGCGCTGGAGAAGCTGGTGACACACTGCATGCCGGGTGACTGAAATCTGATGGAGTGGGTACTTTGGCAGCCAGTTTGCTGGCAAACAAATGATCAGAGCTAAGACAGCTTTGATACTCTTCCAGGAAATCCTGTCATGGAAAGCAGAACCATATTCAGGCATGACAATGCTGGGAACGTAAAGTCAAAGGATACACAGGCTTTGGCAACAGCACACTTAGACCTCAAGCTGAGCAAATGTGTAATATAGATGTATAAAAACATTACCATGACATCCTTGTTACTGCACTGCCATTATGGAGGCATCCTGCACAGATGTTCCACATTGCCTGAGAAGATCCCATCTAATTGCTCCAGATGTGTGCTGTGTCCTAAACTTTTCTCAACTATCATAACAATGTTTTCACATAGTTTTTGTTATCTGCCTTACGGGCAGAGGTATTTGTTGGGTAGCCAACAGCAAATCCTCAGcctccaaaagaaaagaatcccCATGTGTTTCTTGACCCAAACCAGTTCCCTCTTCCAAATTTCTTACAGGATCTGCAGCAACAGAAGCCCTGCAGGCAGATGCCCAAGCCCCATTTAGGCTGTCCAGCAAACAAGCCCACACAGGGAAGTGTGCAGGCGAAGAAATTCCTGCCTGCATTTACCTTCCAGGCACATCCTATACAGGTGCCTGAAAGCTGCACAGCTTGCTTTGATGGAGGAAACGGTCAGTTATTTTCAACTGTGAACGTAACCATTGGCAAAACAGTACTATATAGCAagtattattataataataagaTTGCATGTCATGATGATGAAACTTATTTGCATACTTTTACAGCAAAGCTTGTAATTTTTATCTTAATGCAGTGACAGGGATGATATCAGGATcaattatacttaaaaaaatcGATTACTTGtataaatagtaaaaaataGCAACATTATTTCTTGTTTAGAGGGTGCGAGAGGGGTGACTACGACTCATATGACCTTGTCTGAGCCTTGTGCTGTCTTCCAGTAAAGGATGGTAATAAATACTTTTAGTCAATTTGTCTACACAGGCCAGCATGGAAGTTTGTATTTCCCATTCCTGTTACTTGTGGCTGGTTTTGCAGCCAGTCAGAAGCACAGGTTTTACATCCCACAGCGTTTACTAGCCGTTAAAATGTCACAGCCATTATGTAAATACATACTTGTTTGAGTATTCATCCTAGTGGTATTCAAGCAGTTATACTGAGAGTGGATTTTTGGAACAGAAATAATAGCTTGTAATGGTTTCTGTGACTATCTGAGGTGCAGGATGTGGCCTCCCTATTTTTAGCATCTGCTGCTACACCCATCTGTAGTAAGAAAACATCCTGTAAGTCTTGAGGTAGGTGATGCAAACTTTTAAGTCTGGAGAACTACTTTATTCTTCAAAGCTTTAGAAGTCTCATGGAAGGAGTAAGCAGAATTTCATGCCAGCAACCTGTTTTTCAGAGAGCTACAAGAAGGTATACCTTTGAATATCCCAACTATTGCAAAGGCTTTACACTAAAATAGTCACAATTTGATAAATTTTGCAAAGACTCCTAAATGTTTAATGACATTAAATGAACTAATTTGCACACATGTGTGCAATTAGGACAACTTCAGGTGTAACTTTAGGGTCATCGCTGGCAAAACCTCTCTCCTGGTAACCCACCTACATGCTGATTAACCTGTACTTCAGGTCAGCTGGTGACCAACGTGGTCCCGATGGTAAAGGAACAAGGACTGAACAGGATgagcagtgtttgcttttttctctcttccatctcCTTTTCCCGTTTATTGTATTTTGCCGGTCTCTCTAGTCAGCACGTAGGAGTTTGCCGGCTGCATCCCTGAACGCAGAACCCGCTGGAATCACGTAACGTTTGTTCCAAAAGATCCACCTAATGTCAGGAAGCAGGAGTTACTGCTGTGTGAGTAACAACCACACCGCAAGGGGGAACAACTGTAAACCCATTTCCTATAAAGGGAGGAATTTGAACGGGTATTTTAGATGTGAAAGGCTCCATTATTTCCTTTCGTAAGGGGCTGATAGAACACGGTCCCGTCTTTTACCTGTAATCAGAAGGTCCATCTAGTAACTAACTTATGCCCCATCTAACTTTCTACTTACATTAGCCATGCAATGTAAGGCTGCTGAGGTTTCCAAAACGCACCTTTTCCTGGTGCATTTTGTATGCtatatttctgctttgtatgCTTCAAGCTGTCAGTACACAAGATCAAAACTTCGGCAAAGCCTACCTACCAATTTTCCTGATGTCTTTTAGCCCATGTAAATTCAACAATTAATAGACACCTTTAATAAAGGTAACTAAAAATATTACTATAAGTTTCATGCGCTCAGTGAGGATTCTAAAGATTTCTTTGAGGGAGCCTGGGAGGGGCTCTGGAACAAGATTTTGGTCCAGGAAACAATAATGCAGCTAAAAAACAGGCGCTTTTGTGTGCGTGAAGTCTGATTTTATACAAATAACCACAAGTTTTTATGTTGTATCTCCTATCTAATCCGTGTTATCTCCAACTTTAGTGGACATACTGTCTTGTAATTTTCTATAGTGGCCAAATAACTTGGGTAGAcgaagaagaaaaatttattgCACAGATTGTTTTCAGGTGGCGACTGCTTTAAAACTTTATAGTTTGAGAGTGATAACATCGCGATCTCTCCACTACGCGAGCTTAAATGGCGTGAAACACGGGCCTCCGATACCGGCGAACACCGTTCCTGCTCCGCATCCTCCGAGCCGCCGCTTCCCACGCCCTCGCCAAGCCGTGCCATCGCGCTTCCCCCGCCGCAGCTGCGCGCAGCGGCACCTCTTCGGCGGCGGAGACCGGGACACGGAGGGGCTCGGAAGGAGGAGATCGAGGAGTCCCTGGCTCCCGGCTCCCAGGGCGAGCCGCGGCCATGCGCTCCCGCCGGCGCCCGGAAACGCCGCCTCCCGTGACACCAGCGCTTCCACCCCGCCTCCGCCGCCATCTCCTCCGGCCGCCTCCCGCGGGTGAGTGCGAGCCGTGGGGACGGGGCTGCGGGAAGGGGGGGCTAATGCCGCCAGGCCCGGTGCCCCTCTGGGACGCGGGGAGGAGCGTCCGTGGTGCGGGGCGCGCTGCGGCTGACACGCCGGGGCTCGGAAGGGGTTGCAGGGGCTGAGGCACCGCCACGCTGTGCCGGCAGCCGCGGAGCACGGTCGGTGCCGCTGGCTGGTGCGGTTGTCGGCAGCGCGGCCGTGAGGCTGGCTGGGGGCAGGGAGCGCTGGCTGCTCCTTGGAGCACGGGTTAATGTGGTTTTCCCTTCTGGAGAAGTTCGATGGAGCGTGGTGCGGCCATGCTGGGGGAGCAGCGTGGCCTCCGAGTCCCTGTGGCCATCCTTCTTCCCCATCACTTCTGGGGGAGCTGATATCCCCTGCTGGGCCAGTTCAGTGGCCTGACCTCAGGAATGGGTACATCTGGTGTGCGGGTTGGAAAACACTGATGTGAAATAACTGCCGTGCGGAGCAGGAGCAGATCCGTTCTGTTTGCGTGTTTTTATCTCTAGCCTGGtagagaaggacctgggggtacTGGTAGATGAGAAATTGGACATGAGTCCCAGTGTACAtttacagcccagaaagccaactgtatgctggactgcatcaaaaggagtcTGACCAGTAagtcgagggaggtgattctcttcatctactctgctctggtgaaaCCCCACCTGCAGTATCGCGTTCAGCTTTAGACCCTCTTTTGGGGTCTaaagagggacgtggacctgcttgagcaagtccagaggagggtcacaaagatgactgggggctgcagcacccctgctatggagacaggctgagagagctgggcttgttcagcctggagaagagaaggctctggggagactttattgcagcctttcagtagTTAAATACTATAAGAAGTCTGGAGAAGGACTGTTTACCAGGGCAGGTGGTGACAGTACAGGGGGCAGCGGTTTTAAACTGCAAggaggcgctggcacagggtgcccagagaagctgtggctgccccatccctggcagtgttcaaggccaggttggacacaggggtttggagcaacctgctctagtggaaggtgtccctgcccatggcagggaagttggaactagatgacttcttccaacccaaatcattctgtgattctacagtAGTTATAACTAACAAAACACGACAGAACAGCACATTGTGTAAATAAAGTTGCATTTGGTAAATAGTGCATATCTGAATTTGACTTTGTTGAATACAATGTGAGTGAGCTGAGAGGATGGTTTAAATATGTGAAGGGTTTAGGTCTGGCATTTGAAACTGGCAATTCAGGGTTGGTTGCATTTGTGTTGGTGGCATTTGGGGATATCAGTTGTAGATCTTGGTGTCGACAGCATCTTCAGATGTTGCTAGCAACTGCGGACtctctttcagtctttttttttcttaaacattttcttgCCTGATGGAGAACTGTAGCTTGCTGCAGCCAGGAATGTCCATCCTCTTGGGAAGTGGTGATGTGGATTCCCTCCTGCAGGTTACTGCTGAGGTACAGGATGTTACAGGAACTACTGATAAAACAGTGCGCAGGACTTAGTGGATCAGTGAGGATGACCTGCATACTGCTGCACAGGAGAAACTTAGTACTGTGTGTAAATACCATAACTGAAATATAAATTTCATGATAAGGGATCTGTGTGAGTAAAAGCATCTTAATAAATGAGAGCATTTATTTTTGGGAGTACAGCTGagatttttaattcaaaatgaagGCATCAACATGCTGTAACTCCTCATGTGTTGGTTTCACGAACTTGCTCTGACATGCCCAGAGTCTGTTTGAGATGGCCAGCCCAGCCCTAGCAGGCAAGCTGCTTTGCTAGGGGACTTGGTGCTGGCTCATTGTCTGGATACTTAACTCAGCTTCTCAGGCAGGCTTTTACTGCTGCCTGGTGCTCTGGGCTGCTCTGAGGGATGAAATGCTAGTGCAGACTTGAAGTTATGGTGAGTATGTCCGCACGTACTAGGGTGTTGGACTTACCGTTACTTGATTTGTACCTTAACTTTACGGAGAACTTGGCAGCTAAAGCCTTTGTGAAttaactttcttatttttacataatGATACCAAGCATATTATCTAcctggaaaaacaaagtaaattaCTTCCAACTTTAAAATGTACTTGAATGAAAGAACTCTTCTTATGCTAAATAAGCCATAAAGTTTGGCACCttgacagaaatgaaagcagaaaccttatgattttaatttttggtGTAGTTGCATAGCATCAACAGAAAGGCCTAACAATGTCCCCTCTCCTCTGCAAACTTAGTTTTGCTAAACCTGGCCATTCAAGATAGAGTATGGACACCCTTTCAGAGGCTGAGATGTGGGCCACTGTCACTGTGTGGTGAGCATTGCTAAATGTCTGGCACTGCCACATAATTTAGCATGAAGTTGTTCTTAGGGCCTGAGATCTCAAGCAGGTGCCCCTGCTTCATGTTCCTAAAGACTGCTTCACCTGCAGGGAGTCTGCTCTGggtttttctgtctctttggaAGCTGCTGTTAACCCTCCTGCCAATTGAATCATTCACACCCACTGAACCTAGTTACATACTGCTCCTTCCCTCACAGTGATCTACTTGGCTTCCCTCTTTCTGTGCCCCTTTCCCCTGTGTTTTCAGTTCACTGTATTATGTAGACCTTAGTGCAATGCTGTTGTAGCAGTGTCAGTGTCCCCTCACTGCAGTAGTTGCCTTCTCTGTAGGTCCTGTTAAAGCTTTACACTGGTGACCATACAGCTATGTAGATGTTGGGTTTATGCTGTGTAAGCCAGTCTGGAAGGAAAGCTTACCATAGAACACACCACACCGACCACTGGGTTGAACTGATTGGGTTTGCACTTGAAATGCCATACATCCTCCTCCATTGTGCTCTGGCTAGAAAGTTGTTGGGAAGTCTTCatcaagcctttttttttcccaatgttAACGCATTTCAAG
Protein-coding regions in this window:
- the GABRR3 gene encoding gamma-aminobutyric acid receptor subunit rho-3; this encodes MNFALRRHIFFFVLQSYFPAMLMVMLSWVSFWIDRRAVPSRVSLGITTVLTMSTIMTGVSASMSQVSYIKATDMYLWTSFLFVFLSVIKYAAVNYLTTTEERKQLKKRGKASGMYSIDAVQAMAFHGCFQDMDVDTDLTAFSDCCEENESRARAASVSSVDTTRIKRKRSLKGSMGRIILQNNHVIDPYSRIIFPSVYIMFDFFLPGFVHMNKTDYKLDISLCIGVASCFKNNATAGEERVKSFRN